In Woeseia oceani, one DNA window encodes the following:
- a CDS encoding ArsR/SmtB family transcription factor, giving the protein MLASTQQLLARLKVVADPVRLRLLALCRHGECSVSELTEVLGLSQPRVSQHLKQLCDAELVERFRDGQRVYYRLPTRAALAAQHRQLLRLLPDDEPLFAADAAELRRLRNVDRQPAELAEPLDATADRGLHRAIMDLTVAAPIGDLLDIGCGRGGLLKLLSSRANRAVGVDIDAGARDLARNELLLAGLSNCSLRFGDMYRLPFADDEFDTIILDDVLAGADRPLDALQEAVRLLRPGGRMLLLQAVTDTNVAAVQKQLAQWCAATGLRLAPGRLVPQKNPSWILAVACPAETDINETAAA; this is encoded by the coding sequence ATGTTAGCTTCCACGCAACAGTTGCTGGCCCGCCTGAAGGTCGTCGCTGACCCGGTGCGGCTGCGGCTGCTGGCCTTGTGCCGGCACGGCGAATGCAGTGTGTCCGAGTTGACCGAGGTTCTGGGTCTGAGTCAGCCGCGGGTGTCGCAACACCTGAAACAGCTGTGCGATGCGGAACTGGTTGAACGCTTTCGCGACGGGCAACGCGTCTACTACCGTTTACCCACCCGGGCTGCGCTGGCAGCTCAGCACCGGCAGCTGTTGCGCCTGTTGCCCGACGACGAGCCACTGTTTGCCGCCGATGCCGCAGAACTGCGTCGCTTGCGCAATGTCGACCGGCAACCCGCCGAGCTCGCAGAGCCTCTCGACGCGACAGCCGACCGCGGCCTGCACCGCGCCATCATGGACTTGACCGTTGCGGCGCCGATTGGCGATCTGCTGGACATCGGTTGTGGTCGCGGCGGACTGCTGAAGTTGCTGTCGAGCCGGGCGAATCGCGCGGTCGGAGTCGACATCGACGCGGGTGCGCGTGACCTCGCACGCAATGAATTGCTGCTGGCCGGACTCAGCAATTGCAGTTTGCGTTTTGGCGACATGTACCGATTGCCGTTCGCGGATGACGAATTCGACACGATCATTCTCGACGATGTACTGGCGGGTGCGGATCGTCCGCTCGATGCGCTGCAAGAAGCCGTGCGGCTGCTCCGCCCTGGCGGGCGCATGCTGTTGCTCCAGGCAGTTACCGACACCAATGTCGCCGCCGTGCAAAAGCAACTGGCGCAATGGTGTGCGGCAACCGGTCTGCGCCTCGCGCCCGGTCGTCTCGTCCCGCAGAAAAACCCGAGCTGGATACTGGCCGTCGCCTGTCCCGCCGAAACCGACATCAACGAAACGGCAGCGGCCTGA
- the hslO gene encoding Hsp33 family molecular chaperone HslO: MSANDTVIPFLFESLPVRGALVQLSSSWQRMQEGRQYVEPVAEVLGHAAAASALIAQSLKSDSNITLQISGDGPLSMLVMQCSSKLEMRGMAHADLGGAALSYAEMVSRAQCAITVDGSAIERPYQGIVDVSGESLAASLETYYERSAQIPSHLALLAEPTVAGGLLLQQMPGSGELDEDDWRRLGMLAATLRPDDMRAGVDMGLLGRLFADDDLRVFAGRDAMFRCRCSRERTEDVLRMLGEQEAMESVQTDGAVDVTCEYCGRKRRFDEIDIKRLFALPGPSSGRLH, encoded by the coding sequence ATGTCCGCTAACGACACTGTCATTCCGTTCCTGTTCGAGTCGCTGCCGGTGCGCGGTGCGCTCGTGCAGCTGAGCTCGTCGTGGCAACGCATGCAGGAAGGGCGCCAGTACGTTGAGCCCGTTGCTGAAGTGTTGGGGCACGCCGCAGCCGCCAGCGCATTGATAGCACAAAGCCTGAAATCCGACAGCAATATTACCTTGCAAATCAGCGGCGACGGTCCGTTGTCCATGCTGGTCATGCAATGCAGCAGCAAGCTCGAAATGCGCGGTATGGCCCATGCCGACCTCGGGGGTGCCGCGCTGTCATACGCGGAAATGGTGTCCCGGGCGCAGTGTGCGATCACGGTGGACGGCAGCGCGATAGAGCGACCGTACCAGGGGATCGTCGACGTTAGCGGCGAGTCGCTGGCGGCCAGCCTGGAAACGTATTACGAGCGTTCGGCACAGATTCCCAGTCACCTTGCTCTGCTCGCCGAGCCAACGGTTGCTGGCGGCCTGTTGCTGCAGCAAATGCCGGGCAGCGGTGAGCTCGACGAAGACGACTGGCGGCGGCTCGGCATGCTGGCCGCGACATTGCGCCCCGACGATATGCGCGCTGGCGTCGATATGGGGCTGCTGGGCCGCTTGTTTGCGGATGACGACCTGCGTGTATTTGCCGGCCGTGACGCCATGTTTCGTTGCCGTTGCAGCCGCGAACGAACCGAAGACGTCTTGCGCATGCTGGGCGAACAGGAAGCAATGGAATCGGTCCAGACGGACGGCGCTGTTGACGTGACCTGTGAATACTGCGGTCGCAAGCGCCGCTTTGACGAGATCGATATCAAACGGCTGTTCGCGCTGCCCGGTCCGTCGTCGGGTCGTTTGCACTAG